Proteins encoded together in one Miscanthus floridulus cultivar M001 unplaced genomic scaffold, ASM1932011v1 os_2217_1_2, whole genome shotgun sequence window:
- the LOC136534706 gene encoding uncharacterized protein produces MGFETVPLVPDLVVDKSEVETSQVVGCDSIVIERVETNLSKEPFLLVPLENKEEKESPGIIYYLENNKVDVPEAISPRGDILELSISSKPTDDSLSLGCETPRESIFDPFAPGPEEAACAPKKKVARGAEVPPRRKLNFDSGDYPVKRLSFDSSDSDEEDQYLQVIHKMILDLLIVDGPLDGQEETGKNVTDSGLHGSCKTPDSKPLLTGIASTCPGAPLRPSLKALKLSPDICRKIDFDAVSDSDKESN; encoded by the coding sequence ATGGGGTTTGAGACTGTACCACTCGTACCAGATCTTGTAGTGGATAAGAGTGAGGTTGAAACCTCGCAAGTTGTGGGCTGTGATTCAATAGTCATAGAAAGGGTGGAAACGAATCTGAGCAAGGAACCCTTTCTGCTAGTTCCCTTGGAAAATAAGGAAGAGAAAGAATCCCCTGGTATAATTTATTATCTTGAAAATAACAAGGTCGATGTTCCTGAGGCCATCTCTCCAAGGGGAGATATACTTGAATTGTCAATCTCAAGCAAGCCTACTGATGATAGTCTTTCATTGGGTTGTGAGACACCACGTGAAAGCATCTTTGATCCATTTGCTCCAGGGCCCGAGGAGGCGGCCTGTGCACCAAAGAAGAAAGTGGCTAGAGGTGCTGAAGTTCCACCTCGTAGGAAGCTAAATTTTGATTCAGGTGACTACCCAGTTAAAAGGTTAAGTTTTGATTCTAGTGATTCTGATGAGGAGGATCAATATCTCCAAGTGATTCACAAGATGATCCTGGATCTATTAATTGTAGATGGCCCTCTTGATGGACAAGAAGAAACTGGAAAGAATGTGACGGATTCAGGCCTACATGGAAGCTGCAAGACACCTGATTCGAAGCCTCTACTTACTGGCATTGCATCCACATGCCCAGGTGCACCTTTGAGACCATCTCTTAAAGCGTTAAAACTCAGCCCAGACATTTGTCGGAAGATTGACTTCGATGCAGTCAGTGACTCCGATAAAGAAAGTAATTGA